From one Haloferax marinisediminis genomic stretch:
- a CDS encoding amino acid permease, producing the protein MTDEELAKDLGPLAALTIGIGTMIGAGIFVLPGAAVQLAGPLAAAAFVLGGAIALLTAASASELGTAMPKSGGAYYYINHALGPLFGSVAGWGNWMGLAFASAFYMTGFGQYVATFLTVPSLSIAGVTISGVKLVALAGGLLFVFINYVGAKETGKLQNGIVLILLAILAVFTLFGLLNADIAKLRPFVPPDKGVSPLLPVTGLIFVSYLGFVQITSVAEEIKDPGKNLPRAVLGSVLIVTAVYALVLVTVLAAVDNSVVAGNETAVVDVARILIGPLGAAAMLFGGLLATASSANASILASSRINFAMGRDRIVSEELNEIHPRFGTPYRSIAITGGFILLFILLADVGTLANAGSVLHLIIYGLLNVSLVVMRVADPDDYQPDYRVPLYPFTPILGAITSFALIAFFADTIVLLAVGFVVFAMLWYAVYARGQATKQGILGKYVLQRSEDLPPAAVSATTSVQPDGGYRVMVPLANPASERDLVTLGGSVAKANNGTLVGVHIVQVPDQTALDSARREYDFAEADELLEQARLDADELDIDIETHTILSHRSFEEVFDAAEMYNADLVVMGWGPDSHGAPGRAESAIEEMTNTLPYDVLVMKDRGFDPSSVLVPTAGGPDSDLSASIATVLKEFYGAEVTLLHVADDQREGEAFLSEWAEERGLGDATLEVETGDVERAIESHARDKSLLVIGATERGLLSRLVRGTLVLDVVDDVDCSVLLAERSRKRSIRQRLFG; encoded by the coding sequence ATGACTGACGAAGAACTCGCAAAAGACCTTGGCCCACTCGCGGCCTTGACGATTGGTATCGGGACGATGATCGGCGCTGGTATCTTCGTTCTCCCCGGCGCCGCCGTCCAGTTGGCGGGGCCGCTCGCCGCCGCGGCGTTCGTCCTCGGTGGAGCCATCGCGCTCTTGACCGCCGCGTCTGCCAGCGAACTCGGGACCGCGATGCCGAAATCCGGCGGTGCGTACTACTACATCAATCACGCACTCGGCCCCCTGTTCGGCAGCGTCGCAGGATGGGGTAACTGGATGGGGCTCGCATTCGCGTCCGCGTTCTACATGACCGGGTTCGGGCAGTACGTCGCGACGTTCCTCACGGTGCCTAGCCTCTCGATTGCGGGTGTGACCATCTCCGGCGTCAAACTCGTCGCCCTCGCCGGTGGTCTGCTGTTCGTGTTCATCAACTACGTCGGTGCGAAAGAGACCGGGAAACTGCAGAACGGTATCGTGCTCATTCTGCTGGCTATCCTCGCAGTGTTCACGCTGTTCGGCCTCCTGAACGCCGACATCGCGAAACTCCGCCCGTTCGTCCCGCCGGACAAGGGTGTGAGTCCACTGCTGCCAGTGACGGGCCTCATCTTCGTCTCCTACCTCGGGTTCGTCCAGATTACCTCGGTCGCTGAGGAGATCAAGGACCCCGGAAAGAACCTCCCTCGCGCCGTCCTCGGGAGTGTCCTCATCGTCACGGCAGTGTACGCACTCGTCCTCGTGACGGTGTTAGCCGCCGTCGACAACAGCGTCGTCGCCGGCAACGAAACCGCCGTCGTCGACGTGGCGAGAATCCTCATCGGACCGCTCGGTGCGGCCGCGATGTTGTTCGGTGGACTGCTCGCGACGGCGTCGTCCGCAAACGCGTCCATCCTCGCCTCGTCGCGCATCAACTTCGCGATGGGTCGCGACCGAATCGTCTCCGAAGAGCTCAACGAGATTCACCCACGCTTCGGAACGCCGTACCGCTCTATCGCCATCACGGGTGGGTTCATCCTCCTGTTCATCCTCCTGGCCGACGTGGGAACGCTCGCAAACGCAGGGAGCGTCCTGCACCTCATCATCTACGGCCTCCTCAACGTCTCGCTGGTCGTGATGCGCGTCGCAGACCCCGACGACTACCAACCAGACTACCGGGTTCCGCTGTACCCATTCACGCCGATTCTGGGTGCAATCACGTCGTTCGCACTCATCGCGTTCTTCGCCGACACGATCGTCTTGCTCGCAGTCGGGTTCGTCGTGTTCGCGATGCTCTGGTACGCCGTCTACGCTCGCGGGCAGGCGACGAAGCAGGGTATCCTCGGCAAGTACGTGCTCCAGCGGTCGGAAGATCTGCCGCCCGCAGCCGTCTCGGCGACGACGTCGGTCCAACCCGACGGTGGCTACCGGGTCATGGTTCCGCTGGCGAATCCTGCGAGCGAACGTGACCTCGTCACGCTCGGCGGGTCCGTCGCGAAAGCGAACAACGGGACGCTCGTCGGCGTCCACATCGTGCAGGTTCCTGACCAGACGGCACTCGACTCCGCACGTCGAGAGTACGACTTCGCGGAGGCCGACGAACTCCTCGAACAGGCCCGTCTCGACGCCGACGAACTCGACATCGACATCGAGACGCACACGATTCTCTCCCACCGTTCGTTCGAGGAAGTGTTCGACGCGGCCGAGATGTACAACGCAGACCTCGTCGTGATGGGGTGGGGCCCCGACAGTCACGGGGCACCCGGTCGTGCAGAGAGTGCCATCGAAGAGATGACCAACACGCTCCCGTACGACGTGCTGGTGATGAAAGACCGTGGCTTCGACCCATCGAGTGTGCTCGTCCCGACTGCCGGTGGTCCGGACTCCGACCTCTCTGCGTCGATTGCAACGGTGCTCAAGGAGTTCTACGGAGCAGAGGTGACGCTCCTCCACGTCGCCGACGACCAACGCGAAGGCGAGGCGTTCCTCAGTGAGTGGGCCGAAGAACGCGGCCTCGGCGACGCCACACTCGAAGTGGAGACCGGCGATGTCGAGCGCGCAATCGAGTCGCACGCTCGTGACAAGTCGCTCCTCGTCATCGGGGCGACCGAACGCGGCCTCCTGTCGCGACTCGTCCGCGGGACGTTGGTACTGGACGTCGTCGACGACGTGGACTGTTCGGTCCTCCTCGCAGAGCGAAGTCGCAAACGGAGCATCCGGCAACGCCTCTTCGGATAG
- a CDS encoding RNA-guided pseudouridylation complex pseudouridine synthase subunit Cbf5 encodes MLRTPPEDRSVDELLSFGVVNLDKPPGPSAHQVTGWVRDMAGLDRAAHSGTLDPKVTGCLPILLDDATRMAQVFLEGSKEYVSVLELHGPAPADIESTVAEFETKLYQKPPRKSAVSRRLRVREIYDLDLLEVKDRQALLRIRCESGTYIRKLCHDLGLALGTGGHMGHLRRTATDPFDDSDLVDLHDLKDALVFAQEGDESWIRDLVFPAERALTHIPSVTIANSAAREVANGAPVYAPGVFDVDDDAGRGDLVACYTENGSAVCLGKLVGDADADAGEVVSLERVLV; translated from the coding sequence ATGCTCCGAACCCCACCCGAAGACAGAAGCGTCGACGAACTCCTCTCGTTCGGCGTCGTCAACCTCGACAAGCCACCGGGGCCGTCGGCCCACCAGGTGACTGGGTGGGTCCGCGACATGGCAGGACTCGACCGGGCCGCCCACTCGGGAACTCTCGACCCGAAGGTCACTGGCTGTCTCCCGATTCTCCTCGACGACGCGACCCGAATGGCACAGGTGTTCCTCGAAGGGTCGAAAGAGTACGTCTCGGTACTCGAACTGCACGGCCCTGCACCAGCCGACATCGAATCGACCGTCGCGGAGTTCGAGACCAAACTCTACCAGAAGCCACCACGAAAATCGGCCGTCTCGCGTCGCCTCCGCGTCCGCGAAATCTACGACCTCGACCTCCTCGAAGTGAAGGACCGACAGGCCCTCTTGCGCATTCGCTGTGAGTCCGGAACCTACATCCGAAAACTGTGTCACGACCTCGGCCTCGCACTCGGAACCGGTGGTCACATGGGTCACCTGCGCCGAACCGCGACGGACCCCTTCGACGACTCGGACCTCGTTGACCTCCACGACCTCAAAGACGCCCTCGTCTTCGCCCAAGAGGGTGACGAGTCGTGGATTCGCGACCTCGTCTTCCCGGCCGAACGGGCACTGACGCACATCCCGTCGGTCACGATTGCCAACAGCGCCGCCCGCGAAGTCGCCAACGGTGCGCCGGTCTACGCCCCCGGTGTGTTCGATGTGGACGACGACGCAGGCCGCGGCGACCTCGTCGCGTGTTACACCGAAAACGGGTCGGCCGTCTGTCTCGGGAAACTCGTCGGCGATGCCGACGCCGACGCTGGCGAAGTCGTCTCGTTAGAACGCGTGTTGGTCTGA
- a CDS encoding YeiH family protein has translation MSEAHVTRVRRLLPGIGLLVVLAGAATLVATVVPGVNALLLGVVFGAIVANTTGVPEWATPGVRTQTILLEAGIVLLGARIAVDELAASGVRLIALVVVTVVASIVLVEFVAGRVFGLADQTGSLLAAGASICGVSAATAIAGTIDADGESLAHVVATVLLFDAITLALFPIAGDVLPLTGRQFGVWAGLSMFSTGPVTAAGFAHSDVAGQWATVTKLARNSLLGVVALWYAVRYAGGKSTDVRAVLDGIPRFLVGFVFLAAVANAGILPTGVVAAFDTASGALFALAFVGLGLDIRLASMRETGMTPVFVLAVQLLAVSVVTLGAVLVLI, from the coding sequence ATGAGCGAGGCACACGTGACACGGGTTAGGCGTCTCCTCCCCGGGATTGGACTGCTCGTCGTCCTCGCCGGAGCAGCGACACTCGTCGCAACTGTCGTTCCCGGTGTCAACGCGCTCTTGCTCGGCGTCGTCTTTGGTGCCATCGTCGCGAACACCACCGGCGTGCCCGAGTGGGCGACGCCAGGCGTGCGCACGCAAACGATACTCCTCGAAGCGGGTATCGTCCTCCTCGGCGCCCGTATCGCAGTCGACGAACTCGCCGCCTCTGGAGTGAGACTCATCGCACTCGTCGTCGTCACCGTCGTCGCGAGCATCGTCCTCGTCGAATTCGTCGCTGGACGCGTGTTCGGGCTCGCCGACCAGACCGGGTCGCTCCTCGCCGCTGGCGCGAGTATCTGCGGTGTCTCGGCGGCCACTGCCATCGCAGGGACCATCGACGCCGACGGCGAATCACTCGCACACGTCGTCGCCACAGTCCTCTTGTTCGACGCGATTACGCTCGCGCTGTTCCCCATCGCAGGTGACGTACTCCCACTGACCGGGCGTCAGTTCGGCGTCTGGGCCGGTCTGAGCATGTTCAGCACCGGACCAGTCACTGCGGCCGGGTTCGCCCACTCCGACGTGGCCGGACAGTGGGCGACGGTGACGAAACTCGCGCGTAACTCGTTGCTCGGTGTCGTCGCGCTCTGGTACGCCGTTCGGTACGCCGGAGGGAAATCCACAGACGTCCGGGCAGTCCTCGATGGCATCCCACGGTTCCTCGTCGGATTCGTCTTCCTCGCCGCAGTGGCGAACGCAGGCATCCTCCCCACCGGCGTAGTGGCGGCATTCGACACTGCCAGCGGCGCTCTGTTCGCACTCGCGTTCGTCGGTCTCGGCCTCGACATCCGTCTCGCTTCGATGCGTGAGACTGGGATGACCCCCGTGTTCGTCCTCGCCGTCCAGTTGCTCGCGGTCAGTGTGGTGACGCTGGGCGCAGTTCTCGTCCTCATCTGA
- a CDS encoding universal stress protein, which translates to MTEQVDSLFSRPLLPLANEEDAEVTCGVAFPRIAAQDGQAFVVHVIEKAGGAPDKAGVEQREELADDLFDIARRAAESADIDIETDLRFDTDVGDAILDAARDVDASAIVFTPRGGRSWWDLFSGDVRDRLIRKSDRPVVVLPHNDVALDGETDDESDDTSNGET; encoded by the coding sequence ATGACAGAACAGGTAGACTCACTGTTCTCACGTCCGCTCCTCCCACTCGCAAACGAGGAGGACGCCGAGGTCACGTGCGGCGTCGCGTTCCCACGCATTGCGGCCCAAGATGGCCAGGCCTTCGTCGTCCACGTCATCGAGAAAGCCGGCGGTGCGCCCGACAAAGCGGGTGTCGAGCAACGCGAAGAGCTCGCAGACGACCTGTTCGACATCGCTCGTCGCGCCGCTGAATCGGCCGACATCGACATCGAAACTGACCTTCGGTTCGACACCGACGTCGGCGACGCCATCCTCGACGCGGCGCGCGACGTCGATGCGTCTGCAATCGTGTTCACCCCGCGCGGTGGTCGGTCGTGGTGGGACCTCTTTTCGGGGGACGTCCGCGACCGGTTGATTCGGAAGAGTGACCGTCCAGTCGTCGTCTTGCCCCACAACGATGTGGCGCTCGACGGCGAGACCGACGACGAATCTGACGACACCTCGAACGGTGAGACATGA
- a CDS encoding DUF106 domain-containing protein, giving the protein MARIESKVRDLVGSDSDMRAAVETVLERADDGEVEWADVRDELTSGQWGRLIEKGILVDGDEGFRLADVTATRAGLEDDDSSSGSSSVASSSSSSSTDTGDSSWSKYDKGAAVVTVGLFLGYSVAQVRNVIGGVMDVFLGPLAELLPFYAVVMVLALATGLYSTLLQANLMDMEKMSVYQERMKDIQKRQKKAREEGNDAELEKIQEEQMEAMGDQMGMFKEQFRPMVWIMFLTIPVFLWMYWAIGVGGANAQPHVTLEPLVLPMVGQVEWTTGVIGPMQAWIVWYFLCSMGFTQIIRKGLNIDMTPSAS; this is encoded by the coding sequence ATGGCACGAATCGAATCTAAGGTGCGCGACCTCGTCGGCTCGGACTCCGACATGCGCGCCGCCGTCGAGACCGTCCTCGAACGGGCGGACGACGGCGAAGTCGAGTGGGCCGACGTCCGCGACGAGCTCACGAGCGGTCAGTGGGGCCGCCTCATCGAGAAAGGAATCCTCGTCGACGGTGACGAAGGCTTCCGGCTTGCAGACGTGACGGCGACCCGCGCTGGCCTCGAAGACGACGACTCGTCGTCCGGCTCCTCGTCAGTGGCTTCGTCCTCGTCTTCCTCGTCGACCGACACTGGCGACTCGTCGTGGTCGAAGTACGACAAGGGCGCAGCAGTCGTGACTGTTGGTCTGTTCCTCGGCTACTCTGTCGCCCAGGTCCGCAACGTCATCGGCGGCGTCATGGACGTCTTCCTCGGACCGCTGGCCGAGTTGCTCCCGTTCTACGCCGTCGTGATGGTTCTCGCACTCGCGACGGGGCTGTACTCCACGCTCCTGCAGGCGAACCTCATGGACATGGAGAAGATGTCCGTCTACCAAGAGCGCATGAAGGACATCCAGAAACGGCAGAAGAAAGCCCGCGAAGAGGGTAACGACGCCGAACTGGAGAAAATCCAGGAAGAGCAGATGGAAGCGATGGGCGACCAGATGGGCATGTTCAAAGAGCAGTTCCGCCCGATGGTCTGGATTATGTTCCTCACCATCCCGGTGTTCCTCTGGATGTACTGGGCCATCGGTGTCGGCGGCGCGAACGCCCAGCCGCACGTCACGCTCGAACCGCTCGTGCTCCCGATGGTCGGGCAGGTCGAGTGGACGACTGGCGTCATCGGACCGATGCAGGCGTGGATTGTCTGGTACTTCCTCTGCTCGATGGGGTTCACCCAGATCATCCGCAAGGGGCTCAACATCGACATGACCCCGTCGGCTTCGTAA
- a CDS encoding alpha/beta hydrolase produces the protein MVLFDDDSPPAPPRHDGLADAAAELDAQAHAVVDEVTRLGIPEWSALDIESARRIEDEVFAPTDAPDVAGVTNFEIPGPAGGIPLRVYHPDPERSLPTLVFFHGGLWAMGTLDSIDGVCRRLATRAAHVVVSVDYRLAPEHPFPAGLEDCVRATEWVEANAERIGADPDQLAVAGTSAGGNLAAATCLHSREFGGPTIDSQFLLYPMTDLSADHPSLSENADGPLLTRRDVLWAHDTYLRSPVDRYNPFAAPLRADSHTDLPPGYVVTAGFDPLRDEGAAYASALESAGVHVVHDHEPAMPHGFLSLTADVDVADVALDRVADALRRGF, from the coding sequence ATGGTTCTCTTCGACGACGACTCGCCGCCTGCCCCACCCAGACATGACGGCCTCGCCGACGCGGCGGCAGAACTGGACGCACAGGCGCACGCAGTCGTCGACGAGGTGACGCGACTCGGCATCCCCGAGTGGTCGGCACTCGACATCGAGAGCGCCCGCCGCATCGAAGACGAGGTGTTCGCACCCACAGATGCACCCGACGTTGCCGGGGTTACGAACTTCGAAATCCCCGGGCCGGCGGGTGGAATACCGCTTCGCGTCTACCACCCCGACCCCGAACGGTCGCTCCCGACGCTCGTCTTCTTCCACGGCGGTCTCTGGGCGATGGGGACCCTCGACTCCATCGACGGCGTCTGCAGGCGCCTCGCGACACGGGCAGCGCACGTCGTCGTCTCCGTCGACTATCGACTCGCTCCCGAACACCCATTCCCCGCTGGTCTCGAAGACTGTGTGCGAGCGACGGAGTGGGTCGAGGCAAACGCCGAGCGCATCGGTGCAGACCCAGACCAACTCGCCGTGGCCGGAACGAGCGCCGGAGGCAACCTCGCGGCGGCGACGTGTCTCCACAGTCGCGAGTTCGGTGGCCCGACGATAGACTCCCAGTTCCTCTTGTATCCGATGACAGACCTCTCTGCCGACCACCCGTCGCTCTCCGAGAACGCCGATGGGCCACTGCTCACGCGCCGAGACGTGTTGTGGGCCCACGACACCTACCTCCGGTCGCCTGTCGACCGATACAACCCGTTTGCTGCGCCACTACGTGCGGACTCACACACCGACCTGCCACCGGGATACGTCGTCACGGCAGGGTTCGACCCGCTTCGAGACGAAGGCGCGGCCTATGCGTCGGCACTCGAATCGGCAGGCGTCCACGTCGTCCACGACCACGAACCCGCGATGCCACACGGGTTTCTCAGCCTGACCGCAGACGTGGACGTGGCCGATGTGGCGCTCGACAGGGTTGCAGACGCGTTGCGGCGTGGGTTCTAA
- a CDS encoding AIR synthase family protein produces MTDLGKVDRDFFDEYIYPRLGADRDDVALGPTHGVDFGLLDIDGTAVALATDPISVLPALGFDRAGRFAIDIVLSDIAVSGLEPSHIAVSFTLPPEMTDSEFAELWNAMHEEASDLGVSIVTGHTARYSGCSYPWVGGATALAVGDHDDVVRPDGARPGDDVLVTKGPAVETTGLLTTLFPEGFDGLDADVLETAQARLDETDAVRDAMTVSAAGGRKVHAMHDATECGVHGALNEIAESAGVQLEIDESSIPFRPGVREVCDYLDIDPWRSTTAGSLVVAVDPTVTDDVVAALDARGTPVGVAGTVVEGEGVVVDGDRIDHPDVDPSWAAYERLASAAEE; encoded by the coding sequence ATGACCGACCTCGGAAAGGTCGACCGCGACTTCTTCGACGAGTACATCTACCCGCGTCTCGGCGCTGACCGAGACGACGTCGCGCTCGGCCCGACCCACGGCGTCGACTTCGGCCTCCTCGACATCGATGGAACCGCAGTTGCGCTGGCGACTGACCCGATATCCGTGCTTCCCGCCCTCGGGTTCGACCGCGCGGGACGGTTCGCCATCGACATCGTCCTCTCGGATATCGCCGTCTCTGGCCTCGAACCCTCACACATCGCAGTTTCGTTCACGCTCCCGCCGGAGATGACTGACAGCGAGTTCGCCGAACTCTGGAACGCGATGCACGAAGAGGCGTCTGACCTCGGCGTGAGCATCGTCACCGGCCACACCGCTCGCTACTCGGGCTGTTCGTACCCGTGGGTCGGCGGCGCGACTGCGCTCGCTGTTGGCGACCACGACGACGTCGTCCGACCGGATGGCGCACGCCCCGGAGACGACGTGCTCGTGACGAAGGGTCCTGCGGTCGAGACGACCGGTCTCTTGACCACGCTCTTCCCCGAGGGATTCGACGGCCTCGATGCCGACGTCCTCGAAACTGCACAGGCACGACTCGACGAGACCGACGCCGTCCGCGACGCGATGACTGTCTCTGCGGCTGGTGGGCGGAAGGTCCACGCCATGCACGACGCTACCGAGTGCGGCGTCCACGGCGCGCTCAACGAGATTGCAGAGAGTGCAGGCGTCCAACTCGAAATCGACGAGTCGAGCATCCCATTCCGTCCGGGTGTCCGCGAGGTCTGTGACTACCTCGACATCGACCCGTGGCGCTCGACGACTGCTGGGTCGCTCGTCGTCGCCGTGGACCCAACTGTCACCGACGACGTGGTCGCCGCACTCGACGCCCGAGGGACGCCTGTCGGTGTGGCCGGAACCGTCGTCGAAGGTGAGGGCGTCGTCGTCGACGGCGACCGAATCGACCACCCGGACGTCGACCCGTCGTGGGCGGCCTACGAGCGACTCGCCAGCGCAGCAGAAGAGTGA
- a CDS encoding adenylate kinase: protein MGKRILLLGAPGAGKGTQSKRLADNYDIDHVTTGDALRANKDMETEYGTPRSFMEKGELVPDAVVNEIVQAALEDADGYVLDGYPRNLSQAEYLTEITDLDAVLYLKVAESELVERLTGRRVCSECGTNFHVKFNQPEEEGVCDECGGELVQRDDDTEETVRERLSVFEENTAPVIEHYRDEGVLVEIDGEQTPDEVFEDVADVVDDA from the coding sequence ATGGGCAAGCGCATCCTTCTGCTCGGCGCGCCCGGCGCCGGCAAGGGCACACAGTCGAAGCGACTCGCCGACAACTACGACATCGACCACGTCACGACCGGTGACGCGCTTCGCGCGAACAAGGACATGGAGACCGAGTACGGTACGCCTCGCTCGTTCATGGAGAAAGGCGAACTCGTCCCCGATGCAGTCGTCAACGAAATCGTACAGGCTGCCCTCGAAGACGCCGACGGCTACGTTCTCGACGGCTATCCGCGCAACCTCTCGCAGGCGGAGTACCTCACCGAGATTACGGACCTCGACGCCGTCCTCTACCTGAAGGTCGCCGAGAGCGAGCTCGTCGAGCGACTCACCGGCCGTCGTGTCTGTTCCGAGTGCGGAACCAACTTCCACGTCAAGTTCAACCAACCGGAAGAAGAAGGCGTGTGTGACGAGTGTGGCGGCGAACTCGTCCAACGCGACGACGACACCGAAGAGACCGTCCGCGAGCGGCTCTCCGTCTTCGAAGAGAACACCGCGCCGGTCATCGAACACTACCGCGACGAAGGCGTTCTCGTCGAAATCGACGGTGAGCAGACGCCTGACGAAGTGTTCGAAGACGTCGCAGACGTCGTCGACGACGCGTAA
- a CDS encoding DUF5518 domain-containing protein: MVVTKWRAVAIGFAITAILSLVAGFVPQLAILGGGVAGIIGGWAAGYYANSGRVSGAWNGFLAGSIGALVAVTILVLAGLTISLVELSLGGVFATIGVAFAILLFVLIGAIPATIGGLIGGLSPRTESEDAERPTA, encoded by the coding sequence ATGGTAGTCACGAAGTGGCGTGCGGTTGCAATCGGATTCGCAATCACCGCCATCCTCTCGTTAGTGGCCGGGTTCGTCCCACAACTCGCCATTCTTGGTGGCGGTGTCGCGGGTATCATCGGTGGATGGGCCGCGGGATACTACGCCAATAGCGGACGGGTGAGTGGTGCGTGGAATGGCTTCCTCGCGGGGTCGATTGGCGCGCTCGTCGCCGTCACGATACTCGTCCTCGCCGGCCTCACAATCTCGCTCGTCGAACTCTCCCTCGGCGGCGTATTCGCGACTATCGGCGTTGCGTTCGCGATTCTTCTGTTCGTCCTCATCGGCGCGATTCCCGCGACGATTGGTGGCCTCATCGGGGGACTCTCTCCGCGCACGGAGTCCGAAGACGCGGAGCGACCGACGGCCTGA
- the cmk gene encoding (d)CMP kinase, with protein MLLTVSGPPGSGKSTTAAALAAAFDLEHISGGDIFRELAAERGMSAVEFNKLAEEDDQIDRDLDRRLRNIALERDDVLLESRLAGWLAGDAADLRLWLDAPVDVRAERIADREDKPADVAREETTTREASEALRYEEYYGIDITDLSIYDITLNTARWGESEVPAIITAAVEAYDPDDDEGKYPVEGVRYDF; from the coding sequence ATGTTACTGACTGTTTCCGGGCCACCGGGCAGCGGAAAGAGCACGACTGCCGCTGCACTCGCTGCGGCATTCGACCTCGAACACATCAGCGGCGGCGACATCTTCCGTGAACTCGCCGCCGAACGCGGCATGTCTGCGGTCGAGTTCAACAAACTCGCCGAAGAAGACGACCAAATCGACCGCGACCTCGACCGACGCCTCCGCAATATCGCACTCGAACGCGACGACGTGCTTCTCGAATCGCGACTCGCTGGCTGGCTCGCAGGCGACGCCGCAGACCTTCGTCTCTGGCTCGACGCCCCCGTGGACGTTCGCGCAGAACGAATCGCCGACCGCGAGGACAAGCCCGCCGACGTCGCACGCGAAGAGACGACCACTCGCGAGGCGAGCGAAGCACTCCGCTACGAGGAGTACTACGGCATCGACATCACCGACCTCTCTATCTACGATATCACGCTCAACACGGCCCGTTGGGGCGAATCTGAAGTACCTGCAATCATCACCGCCGCGGTCGAAGCCTACGACCCCGACGACGACGAAGGAAAATACCCCGTCGAAGGCGTCCGCTACGACTTCTAA
- a CDS encoding alpha/beta fold hydrolase: protein MSSQTGLECEDVQLPVEVTGRMVDVGDTELYVVEAGPEDGELVVLLHGFPECWYAWADYFRPLSEAGYRVAAPDQRGYNLSDRPSGVDSYSIDDLSNDVVGLVDALGREKAHVVGHDWGAAVAWWTALHHPDRVRSLTVMNVPHPTVFSRHLRRNPAQQLRSWYVLFFQVPKLPELLAPVGDWAISERTMRATALPGTFSPTDMEHYRTAWSSPGAYRSMVNWYRAVVRERPQPASTTVEVPTLIVWGTNDRFLRPKMARESLSYCSDGHLRTFEGATHWVHHEEPVAVARALIEHIDDAWWTPNNTPDKTGYRPV from the coding sequence ATGTCGAGTCAAACGGGGTTGGAGTGTGAGGACGTACAGTTACCTGTGGAGGTGACTGGTCGCATGGTCGATGTCGGCGACACCGAACTCTACGTCGTCGAAGCGGGGCCAGAAGATGGAGAACTCGTCGTCCTCCTCCACGGGTTCCCGGAGTGTTGGTACGCGTGGGCGGACTACTTCCGCCCGCTTTCGGAGGCCGGATACCGGGTCGCCGCCCCCGACCAACGTGGGTACAACCTGAGTGACCGGCCGAGCGGTGTCGATTCGTACAGCATCGACGACCTCTCGAACGACGTGGTCGGACTCGTGGACGCACTGGGCCGTGAGAAAGCGCACGTCGTCGGCCACGACTGGGGTGCCGCCGTCGCGTGGTGGACTGCGCTTCACCACCCCGACCGAGTCCGGTCGCTCACGGTGATGAACGTCCCGCATCCGACTGTCTTCTCTCGACACCTCCGGCGTAACCCGGCCCAGCAACTCCGCAGTTGGTACGTGCTGTTCTTCCAGGTGCCGAAGCTTCCGGAACTCCTCGCTCCCGTCGGCGACTGGGCCATCTCCGAGCGGACGATGCGCGCTACTGCACTCCCGGGAACGTTCTCGCCGACGGACATGGAACACTATCGAACGGCGTGGTCGAGTCCCGGTGCGTATCGCTCGATGGTCAACTGGTATCGGGCAGTCGTCCGTGAGCGTCCACAACCGGCGTCGACCACTGTCGAGGTTCCAACGCTCATCGTCTGGGGGACCAACGACCGATTCCTCCGGCCGAAGATGGCCAGAGAAAGCCTCTCGTACTGTTCAGACGGCCACCTCCGAACGTTCGAAGGAGCGACTCACTGGGTCCACCACGAGGAACCTGTGGCCGTCGCCCGCGCGCTCATCGAACACATCGACGACGCGTGGTGGACGCCGAACAACACCCCCGACAAAACAGGGTATCGACCAGTCTGA